CTGAAGTGAGCACAGTGGAAGAGGAAGAGCTCTCTGCTCTCATGGGCGAGAAAGAGGATTACAACGCTGCCGATGAGCAAACAGAAGAGAATTGGGAAGATTGATTTAAGGTCCCTGCCCTAAGGCGTTAATGGAACGGGACGTGAACGACGCACAAGAGACTTCCCGCCCACTCGATGGGAAAGTCTCTGCAGGTGTGCTGGCGATTGTTGTGTATGCAGCAGCATTTGCATCAGACCGCTGGATCCCCAATAGCCTCCTAAGCCTCCCCTTGCTGATTGCGACGCTGATCGCTGCAATTGTGACCTGGTGGGGTGTACCAAAGCTGCGTGGCTTAAAGCTCGGGCAAGTGATCCGAGAAGAGGGGCCCCAGGCCCATCTCAGCAAATCAGGAACCCCCACAATGGGCGGACTCCTGGTGGTGCCGGTCGGCGTGATCGTGGGCGGCCTCATCAGTTGGAGCGGTCAAGCCGCTGAACAACTTTTAGCTGTGGCGTTCATCACACTCGCCTACATGGTGGTGGGTGGAATTGACGATTGGCGCAGTCTCACCAAACACACCAACACCGGTTTAACGCCACGCGGCAAATTACTTCTTCAAGCCTTGGCGGCCGTGATCTTTCTGATCTGGGCCGGAATGCGCGGTTGGATCAGTGGTGATGTGGCCTTGCCGTTTGACATCAATCTTCCCTTCAGCTGGCTGATTTGGCCGCTCGCAGTCTTTGTGTTTTTGGCGGAAAGCAACGCCACAAACCTCACCGATGGCTTGGATGGTCTTGCCGCCGGCTGCGGTGCCTTGGTCTTCACAGGCATGGCACTCCAGCTCACACTGCGCGGAAACAGCGGAGATCCAAGCCTTGCTGGGTTCTGCATGGCCATGGCGGGCTGTTGGCTTGGTTTTCTTGTGCACAATCGCAATCCAGCCAAAGTGTTCATGGGAGACACCGGTTCTCTGGCCATGGGAGCGGCTCTCACCGCTGTGGCCTTGCTGACAAACAGCCTTTGGCCTTTGTTGGTGATGGGTGGAGTCTTCCTGGCGGAATCTCTCTCCGTAATTATTCAGGTGTGGGTTTTTAAAGCAACCAAAGGTGCTGATGGAGTTGGGCGAAGAGTGTTCCGCATGTCACCCCTTCACCACCACTTCGAATTGGGGGGTACACCAGAGCAACTCGTGGTGCCTGGATTTTGGATCGCAACAGCGGCTCTTGTCCTCATTGGAATCATGCTTCGACCTCTGTGATGGTCTGCATTCAGTGGTTGCGATTCAGATCACAATTCAGCCGGCCATCAACAAGCCAACAGAAGGTGAAATAAATTTTCGAACAGCCAGAGAATTCATTATTTTTTTCACCTTAAAAACAATCAAAAGATATCGGCACTTAAAAAATTCACACCCAAACAACACCATAACCCACGAAAATAATCCAAAAAAACATCTAAACATCACAAAACAACGACCTAAGAAACTGAGAAATTATTACCCAACAACACTAAAATCGAAAAACGATTTAAACCATAACACCTCAGAATGCTAACCGAAAGGCCACAAGGAAACCCATTACACTCTGAATCGCATATTCCGTAAAACTTACAATTCCAAGGGGTGTTTTGGTATTACCTCCTACACAAGCACAATTCAAAGCTAACTTATCAATATAAACAGCTTTTATAACAGATACCATTCCCTGTACACCAACAATAAAAGCAACCCAACCTGCAATCAAAAGGGGAGGTTCATATAAAAATCCTAAACCAATGAGTAACTCGACCCCTGGGAAAAGCTTTCCCCATATGGGTACACGCTGGGTGAGAAGATCATATTTCACAAAACTATTGGCAAAGGATTCAACATCCATGAGCTTGAGCATCGCTAAAGCACAGATGGAAAAACCCATAAAGTGCTGGATCATGCTGTCGCCAAGAACAATGGCCATCAGCAAAGCCGTGCCAAAGACGGCTATCACCGGTGTATAGGAATAATCAACCCCTTGCACATCCTCACCAAGTAAAGCTGCTAAATCGCTGTAACCACCAATTCGTTCTGTACCACTGAAAATCTGTGGCGTCGTAGGGACTCCATAGCGCTGCTTAAAAGCATCAACCTGTTCCTGACTGGTCAAACGATGATCTTCGAAGTGGATCTGTCGCTTTTGCAACAACTCAATCGCTTTCAGACCCCATGGACATTCATGATCTGGCATCGACATTCGATAAAGTTGAACATCACTTAACAACTGAGAAGACATCACTGATCCATACTCTGTACAGATCGTAGCCATACCTTTTCAAATCGACTACAACCATTGCGGAAAAACGATTTAGAAATTATCCTTCGGATGAATAGCAATCAGCAATTCCAATCACCAAGAGTTCACTGTTGCACAAATCTCCTGTATTCAAAGATCTTCAACAATTCGATTAAGTATTTCACTTGCGACAACCATAAAATCAACACAACAATTGATTAGCTGAAATCCAAGACAATTAAAAACATGGTTCTACATCAACCAGGAGGCATCTCCAAAGCAATTTCAATCCTCTGCTAAATCTTTGACTCATACCATGCCCACAGCCATACGTGTCTTACTTCACTTGGAAAGAAGCTGGTCTCACGCGTGATTGCACCAGCCTTGAAGCCATGGCCTCCCGCTTTGAAGAAGCAGCCAGCCTGATGCGCCGCATGGCACAACAGGGCTTTGAGCTCAACTCACAAGGACATCAACAACGCATCACCCATAGCGATGCCGAAGTCTTTGAGTCTTGGGGCTTTGTCAATGAAGAACCTGCCTTCCGCCAGCTCACCTTGATCAGCGATCCAACCTTTGGATCTCCTTCAAACTGATCAGCCGCGACGGAATTCACCGATCACCCAAACCAAAACAAAAACCAAGGACGACACACCTAGATAAATCAAAACCCATTTTTGAATGGTGGCGATCTCCAAACCAAACAGCAGACCATTGGCCGCGTCTCCAGCCGTTGTAAACGCAAGCGGCAAAGGCATGAGGGCAGAGCGAGAAGATCAAGCCATGCTGCCTTGAAACCCGCCATGACGAAATTCCCAAAAACAGTGATGCTGCTCGGCAGCGGCGAACTGGGCAAAGAGGTGGCGATCGCCGCCCAGAGACTGGGTTGCCATGTCATCGCCTGCGACCGTTACGCCGATGCGCCAGCCATGCATGTAGCAGATCTGGCCGAGGTGTTGACCATGACCGATCCAAACGCCCTCAAGACGGTTGTCAACAAGCATCAGCCGGATGTGCTGATCCCAGAAATCGAAGCGCTGGCAGTGGATGCCTTGCAAGCACTGGAAGACAACGGCATCTGCGTGATTCCCACGGCCAGGGCCACTGCAGTCACGATGAATCGCGACCGAATCAGGAATCTTGCTGCGGGTGAACTCGGACTACGCACCGCACGCTTTGCCTATGCCTCCGATGCACAGGAGCTCCAGCGTGCCGCCGGACCATTGGGTTGGCCCGTAGTCGTCAAACCAGTGATGAGTTCCTCGGGGAAAGGCCAGAGCGTGGTTCACTCCGCTGCTGAATTAGATCAGGCCTGGACGATCGCTATGGCAGGAGCCCGAGGCAGTTCCGCCCAGGTGATCGTGGAGGAATTTCTTGATTTTGATCTTGAAATCACCCTGCTCACCATCCGTCAAAACGATGGAACCACCCTGTTTTGCCCACCGATTGGTCATCAGCAAGCCAATGGCGACTACCAATGCAGTTGGCAGCCTGCGTCAATCTCGCCCACCCAACTGCAACAAGCCCAAACGATGGCCCGAACCGTCACCGACAACCTTGGCGGTGCTGGTCTGTTTGGGGTGGAGTTTTTCTTGTGCGGCGATGACGTGGTGTTTTCCGAGCTCTCACCACGACCGCATGACACCGGCCTCGTGACCCTGATCAGCCAAAACCTAAGCGAATTCGATCTGCATCTCCGGGCCGTATTGGGACTACCCATCCCCTCGATCACTGCTGCCGATGCTGCGGCAAGCCGCGTGATCCTGGCCGAAAGCCAGGGGCACCATGTTCAATTCAGTGGTGTGGAACAAGCACTCACGGAGCCAGACACCAATCTTTTGCTCTTTGGCAAACGAGAGGCTCGGCCAGGGCGTCGGATGGGCGTTGCTTTAGCCCGCGGAACCCAGATCAACGAAGCTTTAGCCAAGGCAGACCGCTGTGCAGCGGCAGTGAAGGTTCAGGTCAAGGATTGATCATGCCGGGCTCGTCCGCCCAAGAACCGATAGTGCTGAATGCCCTCCAGCACGCCAGGTAATTGGGCGCGAGTCGCAAAGTACACACGCTGTTGCTGTCGAAAATCATCCAAACAAGGATCGTGATCGCCCAAAACAACGGCGGCGGGTCGACCGCAAACCAACTCGCCATCACCTTGCTCACTGGCCACAACCAACATCTGCTCCAGTGGAAGGCCCCAGCGCAAAGCGAGAAAACGGATCGCTTCGCTACGGGATGCGCGCAGGGGCAGCACATCTAAAAACCAATGACACCGCAACTGAGGACGCGCCGCCTGATGGCGTTGGCGCAAACGTTGTCGGATCAAGGGAAGGATCTCTTCACCAGCATCGAGAATCGTGTAGCTCAACTTGAAAGGACCTTGCTGATCAGGCCGCTGCAATGCAATGTGATCGGTGAGGTCAGCCAGTGCACTTTCCACACCTGCGCGGTCCCAATCCACTCCAATCTGAGCCGACCAAAACAAATCAGGTTCACTCTCCTGGCCGTAGTGAATCTCCGTACCAGCCCCAGTGATCCAAACCTTGGGTTCCGGTAACAGCAGCTCCCCAAAACGTTGTCTGGCGGCAGGCAAGGAGCGGCCAGACAGAATCCCTAAAGCACAACGGTCGAGCTGCTCACGCAAAACCTTGAGTGCATCACCATCCGGCTGTTCCAAATTGCTGTCGAGATCAAGCAACAGCAAACGGTCGCCCAAAGGCCGGAAACCTCCAGTGGAGGCGGTCTGACTGGATGGAAGCGCGATTGGCTGGGTCACCGCCATCAGACGCTCCTGCATCAAAGCCAGGTAAGAACAAACGTGGGCATCCCAGCTGAAGTGGCGACTCACCGCCTCCACGCCGTTGTCACTCCAGCGGCTCCAGCGTTGAAGATCAGAACCCGCACACTCCAAAGCATCTTGAAGGGCCTCTCGATCCGTCACATCTGCGAGTAAGCCATTGTCACAGCGAGCAAGGATGTCCCGAGGACCTCCGTCATCGGTCGCAACCATCGGCAATCCGCAAGCGGCTGCTTCCAACAAAGTGAGTCCAAAAGGCTCTGTGAGCGCAGGATTCACAAAGAGGCCGCGGCGCTTGGCAGCCCAGCGATAGATGGCAGGAATCTGATCGCGACGATGCTGCTTGGGATAGGCAATACGGCCATAGAGGTCATAGCGATCAACGAGATCAAACACCTGCTGAAACACATCGCGCTGCTGTTTCTCCATCTGCCGGGGATCCTCCCGACAGCCGAGCACCAGCACCAAATTGTGTCGCTGCCGTAAAACAGCAGACCGACCGAACGCCTCAACCAGAGCGGGAATGTTCTTGCGACGAACAGCCCTAGAAATCGCTAACAGCGGTGGAAGATCAGGCTGACGCAAGAAAGGAGTTAAGAGCTCATCCACTTCACGAGCCTCAGCGGCCTGTAAGCCGGGGTGAAAACGGCGTGCGTCGACACCGGGAGGAACCACCTGAGCGCGTTCAGCGCGAAATCTGCCGTAACGGGAATACTGCTGATCACATTCCTGGCGCGTACTGGTGATCACCAGATCGGCATGAGCCAGCGCTAACTCCTCCGCATCAATGCGACGGCTGATCGAATAGGTCTGCTCGAGCTGTTGATGGTCCCCACCTCCAGCTAAGAGGCGACGCTGCTTCTCACGACCAAGAGAATGCCCTGTGAACACCAAGGGAATGCCAAGACGACGACTGAGCAATGCTCCGACGTAACCAGCATCGGCGTAATGCGCATGAATCCAATCAGGTCGATTTTCGGGTTTCTGAAGGTGCACCGCCAGCTGATCCGCCAGGTCCTCGAGATAAGGCCAAAGCAATTCCTTGCGTAGATAGCGCTTAGGGCCGAAAGCAAAACGCTGGATGCCGGCACCGGCAGCAATCGCTTCCACTGGCTGGGCGTAATCAGCTGAAACCCGTCGGTCCTGAATCAGCCGAGTCACCACATCAACGCGATCCACTTCGGCCCGAGCCGCAAGGCTGCGCACCAGTTCGAGCACATAGAGGGTTTGACCTCCGGTATCAGCGTCCCGTCCCAGCTCCAAATCATGGGAGCGAAACAGTCCGTGAAGATGAAGATGAAGAAGCCGAAAACCCACAATCAACCCTCAACGGAACAAGACATCAGGTAGATGTCTTGATTAAGGGTTAAGGCGTTCAAACAAGTTCAAAGTTGAAGACATCCTTAGAAATCAGCAGCTAAAAGCGTTTACTTCGGTTAAAAGCCAGGCAGAAACAGGATCTTTCGCTTTCAACCCAGGAACGAGCAATCACAAACTGATTATGAAATGCAACGCAAAACAGTGGAAATCGATCAGCTTGTTCTGATGATTTGAAGACGACGTTTTCAGAAAAGGGGTTTTTTAGAGCTGTCCAGTGACATCCACCAAAGGGACGGTCGTATTCCCCCAACCGCCTCCACTAAAGGTGTAGGGCGACGGAACAGCCAGCTGTTGATTGATCCAAGCCAAGATCATCGGCCCAAGAATCGGAGATTCCTTCTGATCCGCAGGCGCCCACAGATTGAAATGGCTACCACCTGAAGCGAGAACAAGACGATGACCATTCGCCAATGGCTTCCCTCCCTTCAATGGCACCACTGCCTCTGGATCGGAGGGAACCACCCAATCTTTGGTTCCACTCACCAACAAGACCTTTGCCTGCAAAGAAGGGCCGCTCGACTCATCAAAAAGAAGCCTCATTGGTGGACTGACCGCGATCGCTGCCTTGACACGGGGGTCAGCCAGTGATCCCTGATCAGCTCCTGACAACCAGCTGCATTGCAAGACCCAACTCAGATTTCGATCTGGATCACGAGGATCCTGACAACGCGTTTTCAACTTCCTGCTGGTGGTCTGCAAACCACCGAGTTGCAACGCCGTTGTGGCACCCCATGAATGCCCCACAACCGCTACTGCATCAATAGCGATCTGTTGTCCCTTCAACAGGGTGCCAGCTTCCACTCCATCCAAAAGAGCTGAAACATCGAGAGGACGGAAACGAAGCTCCTCAGAACTTGGTGGAGCTGAGGCTCCATCGAATAATTGCTTTTGCTGCTTAGCGTCGCTTCCTGGATGATCTGGAAGAAACACGGTGTATCCATTAGCAGCCAACAACCGGCCCCAGCCTTCAAAACTGCTCGGCTCATCCCACAATCCATGAGAAATCACCACAAGCTTTCCGTTGGATGTGCGCTGTGGCGTCAACACAGTGATGTCGAGTGGCTCAGGGCGATGGCTCACCGAAAAGCGAATCTCAGAGCGTGTCCAACCCTCAGACCCCGATTCAGCCAGTGACTTCGGAGCAGCAGCCGTCG
The window above is part of the Synechococcus sp. WH 8020 genome. Proteins encoded here:
- the mraY gene encoding phospho-N-acetylmuramoyl-pentapeptide-transferase, translated to MERDVNDAQETSRPLDGKVSAGVLAIVVYAAAFASDRWIPNSLLSLPLLIATLIAAIVTWWGVPKLRGLKLGQVIREEGPQAHLSKSGTPTMGGLLVVPVGVIVGGLISWSGQAAEQLLAVAFITLAYMVVGGIDDWRSLTKHTNTGLTPRGKLLLQALAAVIFLIWAGMRGWISGDVALPFDINLPFSWLIWPLAVFVFLAESNATNLTDGLDGLAAGCGALVFTGMALQLTLRGNSGDPSLAGFCMAMAGCWLGFLVHNRNPAKVFMGDTGSLAMGAALTAVALLTNSLWPLLVMGGVFLAESLSVIIQVWVFKATKGADGVGRRVFRMSPLHHHFELGGTPEQLVVPGFWIATAALVLIGIMLRPL
- a CDS encoding MauE/DoxX family redox-associated membrane protein encodes the protein MSSQLLSDVQLYRMSMPDHECPWGLKAIELLQKRQIHFEDHRLTSQEQVDAFKQRYGVPTTPQIFSGTERIGGYSDLAALLGEDVQGVDYSYTPVIAVFGTALLMAIVLGDSMIQHFMGFSICALAMLKLMDVESFANSFVKYDLLTQRVPIWGKLFPGVELLIGLGFLYEPPLLIAGWVAFIVGVQGMVSVIKAVYIDKLALNCACVGGNTKTPLGIVSFTEYAIQSVMGFLVAFRLAF
- the purT gene encoding formate-dependent phosphoribosylglycinamide formyltransferase, with protein sequence MTKFPKTVMLLGSGELGKEVAIAAQRLGCHVIACDRYADAPAMHVADLAEVLTMTDPNALKTVVNKHQPDVLIPEIEALAVDALQALEDNGICVIPTARATAVTMNRDRIRNLAAGELGLRTARFAYASDAQELQRAAGPLGWPVVVKPVMSSSGKGQSVVHSAAELDQAWTIAMAGARGSSAQVIVEEFLDFDLEITLLTIRQNDGTTLFCPPIGHQQANGDYQCSWQPASISPTQLQQAQTMARTVTDNLGGAGLFGVEFFLCGDDVVFSELSPRPHDTGLVTLISQNLSEFDLHLRAVLGLPIPSITAADAAASRVILAESQGHHVQFSGVEQALTEPDTNLLLFGKREARPGRRMGVALARGTQINEALAKADRCAAAVKVQVKD
- a CDS encoding HAD family hydrolase, giving the protein MGFRLLHLHLHGLFRSHDLELGRDADTGGQTLYVLELVRSLAARAEVDRVDVVTRLIQDRRVSADYAQPVEAIAAGAGIQRFAFGPKRYLRKELLWPYLEDLADQLAVHLQKPENRPDWIHAHYADAGYVGALLSRRLGIPLVFTGHSLGREKQRRLLAGGGDHQQLEQTYSISRRIDAEELALAHADLVITSTRQECDQQYSRYGRFRAERAQVVPPGVDARRFHPGLQAAEAREVDELLTPFLRQPDLPPLLAISRAVRRKNIPALVEAFGRSAVLRQRHNLVLVLGCREDPRQMEKQQRDVFQQVFDLVDRYDLYGRIAYPKQHRRDQIPAIYRWAAKRRGLFVNPALTEPFGLTLLEAAACGLPMVATDDGGPRDILARCDNGLLADVTDREALQDALECAGSDLQRWSRWSDNGVEAVSRHFSWDAHVCSYLALMQERLMAVTQPIALPSSQTASTGGFRPLGDRLLLLDLDSNLEQPDGDALKVLREQLDRCALGILSGRSLPAARQRFGELLLPEPKVWITGAGTEIHYGQESEPDLFWSAQIGVDWDRAGVESALADLTDHIALQRPDQQGPFKLSYTILDAGEEILPLIRQRLRQRHQAARPQLRCHWFLDVLPLRASRSEAIRFLALRWGLPLEQMLVVASEQGDGELVCGRPAAVVLGDHDPCLDDFRQQQRVYFATRAQLPGVLEGIQHYRFLGGRARHDQSLT
- a CDS encoding alpha/beta hydrolase family protein, giving the protein MIHFFDRCIDGVRAAALASLLSLSLAGSVAAIERLEIELPLLDVNVSLKLKGARTTAELIEANPDLQELDQAGDGSVSRLLAQFLTAPLPERTSSVLEQSVGHPLLEQALLAASDLVKVKGLPADTSGRVLSDALQAAYRDGEPNLLGLLRRVPGESLTIDFQALAYYAKRLQANQDDARALVKQGTATAAAPKSLAESGSEGWTRSEIRFSVSHRPEPLDITVLTPQRTSNGKLVVISHGLWDEPSSFEGWGRLLAANGYTVFLPDHPGSDAKQQKQLFDGASAPPSSEELRFRPLDVSALLDGVEAGTLLKGQQIAIDAVAVVGHSWGATTALQLGGLQTTSRKLKTRCQDPRDPDRNLSWVLQCSWLSGADQGSLADPRVKAAIAVSPPMRLLFDESSGPSLQAKVLLVSGTKDWVVPSDPEAVVPLKGGKPLANGHRLVLASGGSHFNLWAPADQKESPILGPMILAWINQQLAVPSPYTFSGGGWGNTTVPLVDVTGQL